The proteins below come from a single Falco peregrinus isolate bFalPer1 chromosome Z, bFalPer1.pri, whole genome shotgun sequence genomic window:
- the SAXO1 gene encoding LOW QUALITY PROTEIN: stabilizer of axonemal microtubules 1 (The sequence of the model RefSeq protein was modified relative to this genomic sequence to represent the inferred CDS: inserted 2 bases in 1 codon), whose amino-acid sequence MLSEYTEQYPLYPITVPRGSLKPKEASKTAQIPMEGISTTKKDYIAHEVLPQKLKPAEKYLKSDERMDLTTTYKQVYNFYILSRVPPCLSHVIRHSLSSKMETRTSYKDDYVLWDEPKTELIRPNNRFRPSEEKFNHRTTVQDDYLYRGPAATQRGKPLNLVQKTQAPFEYITSYRVNYVQHPLEKRYVHKNEKYKANEVPFDDLTTHKVSYKGLAGQPAKLAKPYQLKHHDLPXFQEKYRAWPRPPKFSKNPDVYLPPLEKMDLHTTTQTHYKHPNGRPAKMCRSLEQFKKSTEPFNSSSIMKEDYKPWLCKKQEPITHTPELTFPAKPMDCLTTFQTHYVPHLLTAVKSYKPGWSGPKHHTVLDAKTIYSTSYTPKGIVRCLASYKDPPGYVFEGTDADGHKFYLPASKSEFLQGGH is encoded by the exons ATGCTGTCGGAGTACACGGAGCAATACCCACTTTATCCCATCACTGTTCCCAGAGGCTCATTAAAACCGAAGGAAGCATCCAAGACGGCACAGATACCCATGGAAGGCATCTCGACTACAAA GAAGGATTACATAGCTCATGAAGTGTTGCCACAGAAACTTAAACCAGCTGAAAAGTATCTCAAGAGTGATGAGCGTATGGATTTAACCACCACTTATAAACAAGTTTATAACTTCTACATTCTCTCTCGAGTACCTCCATGCCTCTCCCATGTGATAAGACACAGCCTCAGCTCCAAGATGGAAACAAGAACCAGTTACAAAG ATGACTACGTGCTGTGGGATGAACCAAAGACAGAGCTGATCAGACCAAACAACAGGTTTCGcccatcagaagaaaaatttaacCACAGAACCACTGTCCAGGATGACTATCTCTACAGGGGGCCAGCTGCCACTCAAAGGGGCAAACCTCTGAATCTAGTCCAGAAAACCCAAGCTCCCTTTGAATATATAACCAGTTATAGAGTGAATTATGTGCAACATCCTCTGGAGAAACGTTATGttcataaaaatgagaaatacaagGCCAATGAGGTCCCGTTTGATGATCTCACTACCCACAAAGTTTCTTACAAGGGGCTGGCTGGTCAGCCAGCCAAGCTTGCAAAACCATACCAGCTGAAGCATCATGATCTtcc ttttcaggaaaaataccGAGCTTGGCCACGGCCTCCCAAATTCAGCAAAAACCCTGATGTATATCTTCCTCCTCTGGAGAAAATGGACCTTCACACCACTACTCAGACACATTACAAGCACCCAAATGGTAGGCCAGCCAAGATGTGTCGATCTTTggagcagtttaaaaaaagcactgagCCATTCAATAGCTCTTCGATAATGAAGGAAGACTATAAGCCTTGGCTGTGCAAGAAACAAGAACCTATCACTCACACTCCAGAGCTGACTTTCCCAGCAAAACCAATGGATTGCTTGACTACCTTTCAGACCCACTATGTGCCTCATCTGCTTACAGCTGTGAAGAGCTATAAACCTGGCTGGTCAGGCCCAAAGCATCATACTGTGCTAGATGCTAAAACGATCTACTCTACCAGCTACACACCAAAGGGCATTGTTAGATGCTTGGCCTCTTACAAAGACCCACCCGGTTACGTCTTTGAGGGAACTGATGCCGATGGTCACAAATTCTATCTCCCTGCTTCCAAGAGTGAATTCCTGCAAGGTggacactga